The segment TAACCATTGGTAGTTATATTTACTGTTTCGTTTGAAAATAATGTTTCTACGAGATGCTTTAGGTCGTCAAATTAGAACGTACAGCACCGTGTAACAACCCTTAAATTGTTTCAAAATTAACCCTGGCACGGTTACTTGAAATCATTGCAGTTTACAACACTCGGTGTTTGGAGTCTAAACATTAAACACTTATTTGAGAAAACACAGGTCTCAGGCGAGCCTGGTATGGCTCTTTAATTGTTTAGAAAATATAGACTGCGAGAAGCGTGAGGAGCTTTCGACGTGACTTCTCTCACGTGCACTCTCTGCACCAGAGAGAACAAACTATACACTGTGTTGGCGGAGACAGTACATTTTCAGTATATTTTACCAAACCAGCGTTTTCGAACCTTTGGAACCAAACCTTTTCAAATTACCTCGACTTCTATGCAAACTAAAATTCTATACTCGACAAACACACTGAAAATTTTCACGTTTCTCCATTTGCTAAACTAGTCAAATATCTTCAATGTactgaaataatattatttcaaaaagaaaaatttgtttactgTCCCTACGCTTTTTCAGGTGTGTTATTTTTCTCATTTCCCCGAATATTACTGTTTCCAATTCGACACGTGTTTGCTCATGGTAGGTATGGCAGTGTAATACATCTAGTGGACGATCATAAGTGTCGACGTGACTATCTAGAACAGGACGCTAATGATGTGATATGGAAACTCCCAGATGGAAGGAACGACGCGATCCAGAAACTCTGTCAGCGAGAATTAAGTATGTCActgtattttatatttacatAAGCAATGATCCTGTATAAGGTTGACTAGTGTAACTGACAAATAGCCTTTAACATAATTCTCACTATTGCAAAAAGTTATTCGCGCGATGCAAATTCGATATTCACTGATTCCAAGCAACGAAAACACGAATTCGGAAGTAAACGAAGAAACCGAGCAACTGTTTTCCGGTGTCGAAACTTTATCAGCGCATTCTGGGGGGCTCATTGGCCCGACAACAGGTAGCCCCGAATCGCTCGAGACTTAATTGCACATATTAATAACGCTCCGGCGAGTTCGCGTTCGGTTCAAACGGGGAGCAGATACCAAAAATTCGCGCCGAAAAAACTTGCCCGTTCCGGTCACGAGCAAGGGTTAATTAAACAGCGAAGGGCTCGCGTTCCCCGCTCGGACGGCACGAGCCCTCCAATTAGTAACAAACAACGTGATCAATGGGAACGATAAACTTTGTTGTTCGAACGACCGCGAGCGAAATCCATTTTTCCGAACGAACCGTTCGCAGAGCCGCTCGAACGGATCGACGAGAGTTCAAAAATCGTTTTCGatgtaaaaagaataaaattcaCGGAAGTGCATTTAAGCTCAGTTCAGACTTCCGTTTCGTTTGAACGTCGCGCAGCTTTAATAAGAGAAGTTACGCACCGTTTCCCTTTGTACGTCAGATATCGACAAGGTGGACGAGCGGAATATCGTtggggaaaaaataaaaatacgaagATACGAGACAAGGGTGAAACTGCATTTGGAGAAAAGGAAAATGCTGCGAAGTTATAGGAGTCAGCTCCGTGGACCGAACTGTCGAGCATAGAAATCCAATCGTGCAGGGCATTTTGTACAGGCCAGCGTAAGCTAGTTTCGAGGGGTTCAGAATAAGGGTGGGTTTCGTCGCTGCATAAAAGGCAACCGTCCGATACTCCCCATCCACATCCTGTCCCCACCCTTGTCACGTGACCGCTACAGGACACGTCGTGAAAATACTCCTAACCTTACATCGGTTCCATTTCGATGGAAGGaaataattatagaaaatattttcataaatatttaattttcttcgaTCCTCTAATGTGACCCAATTTCACGAGACCTCTGTATATCACGAAGAGACGCGATGAGGACAATTATTGCAACCTCAAAGCAACTGCTCGATATTAAATTAAAACTGAAACTACCCTCGAAATGTGTTTTCGCTGGTCGATGGAACTAATATTATTATAACAAATAATACATTTTCTATGATGCACTTGACATTTTGGACGATCGAGTCTGAATATATCTTAAACTCGTCGACAAAAATTAACCATATCTTTACGATCCAACCCCCCGTCTTTCGAGACTTAATTCGATGCATTTGAATCGGAATCCCAGCTCGATCCGTCTCAAGTAATCCGTCGTTCCAGGCAGGCAAACAATAAAATCACCTTCTACGAGTAATTATGTGCTTAATCGACCGGTTTCGGCGTGTTAAGCCGTCGAATCGGACGGTCGAGCAACATCAGACGCGATTGTCAGTCGCCGCGAAGACAGATAAATTGTTTTGCAACAGGGATCGAGGACCATTGAACGCCTCGTTACCGTTCTTCATCCCGCGCAATTTTCACGGTGATTCCCTCGGCCATTTAATTCCACGTCTCGAGTGGGTTTCCTCGCAAAAAAAACTACATTTTTCTTCCCACGTTTTCTCGAATTCTACGTTACCAAAACTAGAGTTTATCGTCCCGAAACACAAAGGAACCCATTTGCATCATCGACGTATATAAACGGACCGctgtaatattaaaatatttgtatttaaatctacgaaagaaagaaaagagagAAAAATCGGAGCGATAAGGGCGCATTTTTCATTTCTTCCGTACGATGCAAACGAGTTAAAAGTGAAACGCGATCCAGCAATCTGTCATCCGCAACAGCGGCGTTGCAACGCATCCAGAGTCTCGAGGAAATAATTAACTCCCCGGTATCGGCCTCACCTCGTTCGAGATCTCATCGAGCAAATTGTGTTTTAAACATTTAACCTACCCCGGAACCGTGCACCGGTGTCGAGTATCTTCGCGTGTCGTCGACCCTGGTGGGTCCCGTTACGCGTTCGCCATACTTCATCGTCCGGTCTCCCATAGAATAACCGAGGAACCCAAAGACTCTAAGAGGGCCTTACCTTGCACTTGGGGTACTCTTCGGCCGGTGTGGGTCGCTTCCAGCCCAGCAACGGCGGGATGCAGACCAGAGCCGACAGCAGCCACACCAGAGCGATCATCAGTGCTGCCCTGGCCGGAGTCCTCTTCTTCAGATACTCTACCGCCTGCGTGATGCTCCAGTATCTGTCGAGGCTGATCAGACAGAGGTTCATGATGCTAGCGGTGCACAGTAACACGTCCATGGCCGAGTATATGTCGCACCACCAATAGCCGAAGATCCAGTATCCCATGATCTCGTTGGCCAACGAGAACGGCATGATCACCAAGCCCAGAAAAAAATCGGCCACCGCTAGGCTGGCTATGAACCAATTTTGAATGTTCTTCAACGCTTTCTCGGTGGCGATCGCGATGATCACCAGCATGTTCCCCACGACGATCACGATCATCAACAACGTAGCCAGGATGGACGCAAGGACGATCTGCGGCATTGTGTAGCCCGAGGGGTACAAGCTGCCACCGTAAACGATGTAGGTGTCGTTGTTCAGACTGCTGTTCCATGGGTACACTAGACTCTCGTTGAAGGAGTCGTTGTACGGTCCGACGTCCTCCATGATCCCGCCCAAACCGAACAGCAGCTCCAGCTCCCTCAGTCCTGCGGCGTCGTCCTTGTCGGTGCTGACGCCGGCGGTGCTGTTCAGACCGACGGTGCTCCCCTCACCGCTCCCTGCGACGTCCAGCTCGTCGTTCTCGTCACCGACGAGGAAAGGCAGCCCTGACGCGCTGTCCTCGGCAACGAATCGAGTCCCTAGGTCGGGCCTGGCGCACGCACAGTCCGTCCTCTCGGATCGTTGCTCGTCGGGCTGACGGCTCGGCTCGCTGGGTCCTCCGGGATGCTGCTCGTCGCTCGGGATCGCGGTGCTCGAGTGGGCCTCGTTTGCGGAAGACGTAGTGCCACCTGTTGGTCGAGACCACGTCATGTTCTCCTCGAAGACGCTGGTGGACGCCGTGCTCGAACTACCGGCGTCGATGGTCATAATGCTGCCGAGGAGCGGCATCACTCGCACCCTCGCCGTCGACTGTTGATGCTATCTCGACGAAGTCGGGCCTGACGCGGCGGCCGCGCGCGGATAGCAGCGTGCTCCGGGTGCCAGCTCGAGTAGCAGCAGCAGCAAGATGGTGGTGGTCTCGTCGCATCTCGAGGCCAGGGGCGTCATGCCCGTTTCAGGATGATGGCATCGTCAGCGAACGGACAGTGTCGGTGCTGCTCCGTAGCCCTTGACGATCGTATGAGAACCACTGTTCTTCGATCACACCGGGACACTCTCAAGGACGTTACGCACTGTCCTCGCGCCCGTCTGGAGATTTGGGCCTTGATTTATTGCTTGCGTGAGTCGCGACTCCCTCGGTGCCCCTTGGACCGGTCTCACGATGACGGAGTTAATACGGAAAGAGCGTACCGAAAAGATTTATGGATAGCTGGCTTGGCTGGATTAAGGAGATAAAGGTAGATGGAACGAGACGGAGAAGAAGAAAGGGATAGAGATTGCGAACGGGCGTGAAAAATTGGTCCcccttttcttatttttttttcttttaccttCCTCTTAGATTAAACTCGACCAGCTTCCGGATGCCGGAATGATTTTCGGAGCCGATCCCCGAGGTCCCACCGCGACGAAAACGCGTCGGAAACGCTATTTCGCCCTTCGCGACCCGGTCGAGCGTTCGACGACCGACCTCTTcccacccccctcccccccaGGAGTGTTTCTACGCGCGGCTCGGCGTGTTGCTTGCGTCCCAACGACGCCCACGAGCTAATTAATTATCGCGCCGCTGCTAAAAAGGCTAAGCGTTGGATACCCGTACTGCTCCGACTTGCTTTTGCGAATTGTATTCTTAtacgttttaattaattaattaattaatttattttttttgtatttttcattAACACgaaatcgaaaccggaaaatcgAGAGATTATTAGAAGCTATCCTTAACACGTTTTATACATAATTATACATCGATTCGTTCCACCGTTTCACGGGGGGAGTTCGGTGCACGCACTGACCGCGTACACGCCAATTATTACTTACGGGGATTGCTGTGGAGAACGGGTAAAAAAGGGGGGACGAGAAGAAAGGAGTCGACGGACCCTTATGTACACCTATTTACACGCTCGAGATTCGTCGACACACGCCCCTGGACCCTCCACCGGCTCGTCCTTTAACCCTCGCTCGTTCGACACTGGGGCTCAACAGGATTTACACACCGTCCGCTCGCGAATCAGAGTCCTCGCACCGGAAACGCGTGGGACCGTGTGCGTCAGCTGATCGCCGACTATCCCTATGCGTATGGACCCTTCGCTCGAAGACGATCGACGGAAGATTCCGGACAGCCGACGCGTCACGCTGCTAGCTTCTCCGTCGTGCTTGACACCCTCGATGCCTCTTCGTTCGACGCATTTCCCATCGGAACCCGGCGATCACTCGGCCATAGTGTCACCGCCGTATACGGGAACACCCATTCGACTCTCATGACATCCTTCGTACGCGGTTCTGTAACGTCCTGGCGTTATCTCGCGTCGTGGTGATTCACGGAGCAGCGCGCACACGGTTTTGGTCTCCTCTCCGGACTCCTCGCGGCGAGCACACGCGCGGGAAAGCTCGTCGTGGCGCGTATGAACGAAAGACGCGAACGTACGCGTATGGGCCGCCGGAAAACCCAGAAATTCCGATCCCCCAGCGTCGTCGGTCCTCCTCGTGGCCCCCTAGCTTAGCGGGCACCGATTGCGTGCGTGCGCGCGTGCCGGACACTTCGAGGTTGCCTCGTGGATGTTTGGGAACGCACTGCAGCCGCGAGGGACGAGCCAGGAACTCGGACTCCCTCTCGTGCCGTTCGCCGGATAGAGACTCTCGCAGGATGTCGGCGAGCGCGCGACGGGGCGAGAGCAagagcgagagagaaagagagagagagaaagagagaaagatcgACTGAGGACGAGAGGAGGAGAGAGGCCGGTGTGCATGTGCGCGTGCAACTCTCGCTCCACACCAACGCGTCCGTGAATCCTGACGGGGGtcgagcgcgcgcgcgcgcactttGCCGCTCGAGAGACTGGAGGGGGAGGAGGGGGCGGCCGAGCCGTGTGTGCGTACGGCGTGAGGGAGGGagcgagagggagagagagagctgCTGGCTCAACTGGAGGCTGACTGGTGGCCCGACCGACCGGTCCGTCCGACGGTACCAGCGTCGGGGCGCCGTCTGACGGAACACTGGGGTCTCCCACGCAGGCGTCGCAACGCCGCCAGCACCCGACTGCCGCGGCCCGACAGTCGACTTTGGACCATCGACCGATTGGTTCGCGAGCGAAAAAACACGCCTGGGTTAGGTTCTTCTCCTCGATGGCCACCCTTCGACGCCTAGAGACGCTATTGCTCCGACGTCCTTGCCCTTCCGGTAGCCAAACCTCTTTACGACCATTCGGAAGCTGCTACCGGACCGGGACCCCCAAAGTGGCTCGTGTTTTTTTATTTGGGAGAGGATCGAGATGTCACTGAGTTGGGATTCTTCACTAAAACTACAAAAAATCGGACAAATTCCACTCTGAATCGTTTTAAATGGATATACAGTCCAACAGGAAACGATGATCTTTAGTAGTTAGGAAGTCCCTCCAGTCCCAGCAATGTCGTATCAACGACTATCGCGTTAATCCCGTCAAACTAATAGGAACGTATGCAACTGACTAATCTATCTAGCAGTTGGCAGAATCCTCCCCAATCCTAGGTATCAACAATGGGTAGATCTCTCTTCACCCTTATCGATTTCTGATCCTATCTATGACTTCCGACTATTGCAAGCAGTTAATCCTGTCCAATTAATAGAAACGTATGCAACTGCACGATAATCCTAATATCGATGGCCACTAAACAACAATCACCAATTGATAAAATCTGATCTTAGCTCTAACGATTGTATCGCGCCCAATGACCAGCACAACGAGCACTGGCAAAAGTTAATCTCGCTGCCCCGTATGCCATGATCTCCGCGTGCAACTTTCAGCGGCGATAACAAACTCTCAAGAGGCTTTCGCGCAGCAGGAAATGAGAAGCCAGCGGAACGGGTATCGAAGCCGCGTCCACTAAACCCAGCGTTCATTTGCTGGGATCGTAAATTAGGCGACCACAACGTGATAGTCGCCTTTAGAACATCGAGCCACCGGATCGGGAATATATTATGTTGCTCCCCCTGCCTGCTTGCTACCAGCCTGAGGGTATATTCACGGACGCCAGCCACCGTTGCAACGAGAGGAACGACCCTCGATGATCAGCGACGTAGGCTACGATGACGACGACGATAACACAGCGACATTGCCGCGGTATCGTTAATCGGTTGATTGAGGTCGTCGATGGGCGACGTCAACAATCGGTCGAGTTCTATTCGTTCTTGTTTTACCCGGTCGATCGACTGCTTTAAAGGGGAACGGACGAAAGGGGCAGACTCAGAGGAGAACCATCTGTGTCCTTCATTTTTATACCGTCAAATTTCCTCGTCCGTACACTTTATCGTCACGCGAGGGAAACAATTTTCACTGGGGGGCATgtcacgttttttttttttaagcattTTGTAAAGCTAAATAAATTAAACGAGCTATTTTATTCTTGCTCCAATTTGTCTATCCTCGAACCACTACTTCGGGGATCCTTTATGTCCAGATTCTACCAGGATTTGGGTCACgtgtaattaaatttatatgtCAATGATATTCTATGTATTATCGAGTTATGGACTACATGAAATTACTATACC is part of the Colletes latitarsis isolate SP2378_abdomen chromosome 10, iyColLati1, whole genome shotgun sequence genome and harbors:
- the Octalpha2r gene encoding alpha2-adrenergic-like octopamine receptor isoform X1, with protein sequence MPLLGSIMTIDAGSSSTASTSVFEENMTWSRPTGGTTSSANEAHSSTAIPSDEQHPGGPSEPSRQPDEQRSERTDCACARPDLGTRFVAEDSASGLPFLVGDENDELDVAGSGEGSTVGLNSTAGVSTDKDDAAGLRELELLFGLGGIMEDVGPYNDSFNESLVYPWNSSLNNDTYIVYGGSLYPSGYTMPQIVLASILATLLMIVIVVGNMLVIIAIATEKALKNIQNWFIASLAVADFFLGLVIMPFSLANEIMGYWIFGYWWCDIYSAMDVLLCTASIMNLCLISLDRYWSITQAVEYLKKRTPARAALMIALVWLLSALVCIPPLLGWKRPTPAEEYPKCKLSEDIGYVLYSALGSFYIPSCIMVFVYIRIYFAAKARARRGIRKQPRRRTTAPPESPDVRQTSFTQSTPATETKKPPGSVMENVATIENQPVQIPIVTCDFASDVSTSEADPGGGNSIPLEEKDTLKVAIPAPMQKSSLKATLSVNGDGQSSVPSRCRAPSVGIDVDMVSEFDPSSSDSGAVSRCAVVKPLKLRLCQPIFGRRNLGKLRREHGDVGRPSAKDGASAEAKSSKPRDPEREKRRLARKKEKRATLILGFIMGSFIACWLPFFVLYIVKPLFNNVHIPTMAFVISFWLGYINSALNPFIYTVFNKDFRRAFRRILFK
- the Octalpha2r gene encoding alpha2-adrenergic-like octopamine receptor isoform X2, which produces MPLLGSIMTIDAGSSSTASTSVFEENMTWSRPTGGTTSSANEAHSSTAIPSDEQHPGGPSEPSRQPDEQRSERTDCACARPDLGTRFVAEDSASGLPFLVGDENDELDVAGSGEGSTVGLNSTAGVSTDKDDAAGLRELELLFGLGGIMEDVGPYNDSFNESLVYPWNSSLNNDTYIVYGGSLYPSGYTMPQIVLASILATLLMIVIVVGNMLVIIAIATEKALKNIQNWFIASLAVADFFLGLVIMPFSLANEIMGYWIFGYWWCDIYSAMDVLLCTASIMNLCLISLDRYWSITQAVEYLKKRTPARAALMIALVWLLSALVCIPPLLGWKRPTPAEEYPKCKLSEDIGYVLYSALGSFYIPSCIMVFVYIRIYFAAKARARRGIRKQPRRRTTAPPESPDVRQTSFTQSTPATETKKPPGSVMENVATIENQPVQIPIVTCDFASDVSTSEADPGGGNSIPLEEKDTLKVAIPAPMQKSSLKATLSVNGDGQSSVPSRCRAPSVGIDVDMVSEFDPSSSDSGAVSRNLGKLRREHGDVGRPSAKDGASAEAKSSKPRDPEREKRRLARKKEKRATLILGFIMGSFIACWLPFFVLYIVKPLFNNVHIPTMAFVISFWLGYINSALNPFIYTVFNKDFRRAFRRILFK